One genomic segment of Pseudonocardia sp. T1-2H includes these proteins:
- a CDS encoding DUF445 domain-containing protein, with protein sequence MSLSDRTDVVPVTEPPGPRRGTRPSVPLGAFGPVDEEIKRRDLRKMKMVATGFLLGATVLFLVMRYLEQIQGQAWAGYVRAAAEAGMVGALADWFAVTALFRHPLGIPIPHTAIIPRKKDTIGDSLGDFVGENFLSEDVVRDKLRRVEVSSRVGAWIGQEANADRITAELATAARGVVTVLRDDDVQEIIEQILVRKILEKEVGPPLGKILEGILADGAHRRLVDLVCDRAYDWVTDNQEMVLRVVHERAPMWTPRFVDDMVADKLFNEVRSYAWAVKTDPEHPLRHAVDRFLSEFAGDLQMDPATIARAEQVKQQVIEHPEVQKFIGQAWGVVKGMILDAAADPSSALRLRVRDGLMSFGARLTHDAELRGKLDGWLADAAGYVVRHYRHEITTLITDTVAKWDAAETSRKIELQVGRDLQFIRINGTVVGALAGLVIYTVSELLF encoded by the coding sequence GTGTCCCTCTCCGACCGCACCGACGTCGTCCCCGTGACCGAGCCCCCCGGACCGCGGCGTGGGACGCGGCCGTCCGTCCCGCTCGGTGCCTTCGGCCCGGTCGACGAGGAGATCAAGCGCCGCGATCTCCGGAAGATGAAGATGGTCGCCACCGGGTTCCTGCTCGGCGCGACGGTGCTGTTCCTCGTCATGCGCTACCTGGAGCAGATCCAGGGCCAGGCGTGGGCCGGCTACGTCCGGGCCGCGGCCGAGGCCGGCATGGTCGGTGCGCTGGCGGACTGGTTCGCCGTCACCGCGCTGTTCCGGCATCCGCTGGGGATCCCGATCCCGCACACGGCGATCATCCCGCGCAAGAAGGACACCATCGGCGATAGCCTCGGGGACTTCGTCGGCGAGAACTTCCTGTCCGAGGACGTCGTGCGGGACAAGCTCCGGCGCGTCGAGGTGTCCTCGCGGGTCGGCGCCTGGATCGGCCAGGAGGCGAACGCGGACCGCATCACCGCGGAGCTCGCGACGGCCGCGCGCGGTGTCGTCACCGTCCTGCGGGACGACGACGTGCAGGAGATCATCGAGCAGATCCTGGTCCGCAAGATCCTGGAGAAGGAGGTCGGGCCGCCGCTGGGCAAGATCCTCGAGGGGATCCTCGCCGACGGGGCGCACCGGCGGCTCGTCGACCTCGTGTGCGACCGTGCCTACGACTGGGTCACCGACAACCAGGAGATGGTCCTGCGGGTCGTGCACGAGCGCGCGCCCATGTGGACGCCGCGGTTCGTCGACGACATGGTCGCGGACAAGCTGTTCAACGAGGTCCGCTCCTACGCCTGGGCGGTCAAGACGGACCCCGAGCACCCGCTGCGGCACGCCGTGGACCGCTTCCTCAGCGAGTTCGCCGGAGACCTGCAGATGGACCCGGCGACCATCGCCCGTGCCGAGCAGGTCAAGCAGCAGGTCATCGAGCACCCCGAGGTGCAGAAGTTCATCGGGCAGGCCTGGGGCGTCGTCAAGGGCATGATCCTCGACGCCGCGGCGGACCCGTCGAGCGCGCTGCGGCTGCGGGTCCGGGACGGCCTGATGAGCTTCGGCGCCCGGCTCACCCACGACGCGGAGCTGCGCGGGAAGCTCGACGGCTGGCTCGCGGACGCGGCGGGCTACGTCGTGCGGCACTACCGCCACGAGATCACCACGCTGATCACCGACACCGTCGCGAAGTGGGACGCCGCGGAGACCTCGCGCAAGATCGAGCTCCAGGTCGGGCGGGACCTCCAGTTCATCCGGATCAACGGCACGGTCGTCGGCGCGCTCGCCGGGCTGGTCATCTACACGGTCTCGGAGCTGCTGTTCTGA
- a CDS encoding YbaK/EbsC family protein translates to MTWSVLGTLRAVPALDRPDLLAEPVAKALAALDDASGVGVAEIDPDLADTAAFCTAYSLPPESSANCVVVSGKRGGEVRYAGCLVLATTRADVNGVVRRKLDVRKASFAPMAEAVELTGMEYGGITPLGLPADWPLLISPEVAAAEAVVVGSGIRGSKLAVPGSVLAALPGAEVVEGLARPA, encoded by the coding sequence GTGACCTGGTCCGTCCTCGGCACCCTGCGCGCGGTGCCCGCACTCGACCGCCCGGACCTGCTGGCCGAACCGGTCGCCAAGGCTCTCGCCGCCCTGGACGACGCGAGCGGCGTGGGTGTGGCGGAGATCGATCCCGACCTGGCGGACACCGCCGCCTTCTGCACCGCCTACTCCTTGCCGCCGGAGTCGTCGGCGAACTGCGTCGTCGTCTCCGGGAAGCGCGGCGGCGAGGTGCGCTACGCCGGGTGCCTGGTCCTCGCGACGACCCGCGCGGACGTCAACGGCGTCGTGCGCAGGAAGCTGGACGTCCGGAAGGCCTCGTTCGCGCCGATGGCCGAGGCCGTCGAGCTCACGGGCATGGAGTACGGCGGGATCACCCCGCTCGGCCTGCCCGCGGACTGGCCGCTGCTGATCTCGCCGGAGGTCGCCGCCGCGGAGGCGGTCGTGGTCGGGAGCGGGATCCGCGGGTCGAAGCTCGCCGTGCCCGGCTCGGTACTGGCCGCGCTGCCCGGCGCCGAGGTCGTCGAGGGTCTCGCCCGACCTGCTTGA
- a CDS encoding cold-shock protein, which yields MPQGTVKWFNAEKGFGFIATDDNGPDVFVHYSAIQTNGFRTLEENQRVSFEASQGAKGPQADTVTPL from the coding sequence ATGCCGCAGGGCACCGTCAAGTGGTTCAACGCCGAGAAGGGCTTCGGCTTCATCGCCACCGACGACAACGGGCCGGACGTGTTCGTCCACTACTCGGCCATCCAGACCAACGGCTTCCGGACCCTGGAGGAGAACCAGCGCGTCTCCTTCGAGGCCAGCCAGGGCGCCAAGGGTCCGCAGGCCGACACCGTGACCCCGCTCTGA
- a CDS encoding ATP-binding cassette domain-containing protein has product MTSTVAVRAEGLVKTFGSTRALDGVDLEIPAGTILGLLGPNGAGKTTTVRVLTTLLRPDAGRAWVAGHDVVAEPQAVRRAIGLSGQYAAVDENLTGFENLYLVGRLYGMRRRPARERARELLERFNLQEAAERPSKTYSGGMRRRLDLAGALVAQPPVVVLDEPTTGLDPRGRLDTWSMISELVADGATVLLTTQYLEEADQLADSIVVIDKGRAIARGTADELKNRVGGERLQLVVADADQLPAARTVLAEVGSGEPVVDENLRRLSVPVDGGTKALVEVLRRYDGEDIEVQDVALQRPTLDDVFLSLTGRTAEDTDDAPGADPKEKK; this is encoded by the coding sequence ATGACATCGACCGTGGCGGTCCGCGCCGAGGGCCTCGTGAAGACGTTCGGCTCCACGCGCGCGCTCGACGGCGTGGACCTGGAGATCCCGGCCGGGACGATCCTCGGCCTGCTCGGACCCAACGGCGCCGGCAAGACCACGACGGTCCGGGTGCTCACCACGCTGCTCCGGCCGGACGCGGGCCGGGCCTGGGTCGCCGGGCACGACGTGGTCGCGGAGCCGCAGGCGGTGCGGCGGGCGATCGGGCTGTCCGGCCAGTACGCCGCGGTGGACGAGAACCTCACCGGCTTCGAGAACCTGTACCTCGTCGGCCGGCTCTACGGGATGCGCCGCAGACCGGCCCGCGAGCGGGCGCGAGAGCTGCTCGAGCGGTTCAACCTGCAGGAGGCGGCCGAGCGGCCGTCGAAGACGTACTCGGGCGGGATGCGCCGCCGCCTGGACCTCGCGGGCGCGCTGGTCGCGCAGCCGCCCGTCGTCGTGCTGGACGAGCCCACCACCGGGCTGGACCCGCGCGGCCGGCTGGACACCTGGTCGATGATCTCCGAGCTCGTCGCCGACGGGGCCACGGTGCTGCTCACCACGCAGTACCTGGAGGAGGCGGACCAGCTCGCGGACAGCATCGTCGTGATCGACAAGGGCCGGGCGATCGCGCGCGGCACGGCGGACGAGCTGAAGAACCGGGTCGGCGGGGAGAGGCTGCAGCTCGTCGTCGCGGACGCGGACCAGCTGCCGGCGGCGCGGACCGTGCTCGCCGAGGTCGGGTCGGGGGAGCCGGTCGTCGACGAGAACCTGAGACGGCTGTCCGTCCCGGTCGACGGCGGGACGAAGGCACTGGTCGAGGTGCTGCGCCGCTACGACGGCGAGGACATCGAGGTGCAGGACGTCGCGCTGCAGCGCCCCACGCTCGACGACGTGTTCCTCAGCCTCACCGGCCGGACCGCCGAGGACACGGACGACGCCCCCGGCGCGGACCCGAAGGAGAAGAAGTGA
- a CDS encoding NAD-dependent epimerase/dehydratase family protein, translating to MLFVTGATGYLGSVLVDLLVRRSRPVRALVRNPGRAAELLPAGVEVVAGDLDSDDLVKAVDDCTAVLHLAGTVGGTPEQVRHANLEGTRAILAAAREAGVPRFVQTSSSAAVMDATGLVAEEPVAPAALDDPYSASKAEADALVLAADDLSVSIACPVSIYGPSPRGPFSYNGLFLEAARGTITTVVDAPMGWVQVTDVAEGLLRVLDDGGAGKRYVLCGEVAPFGRVVNTAAELLGSPHRVRTLPPGSALGPDAPTFARRSEVYGGFPPVHMDDAGARALGFAPRGVDEGLALTADWLKRYL from the coding sequence ATGCTGTTCGTCACCGGAGCCACCGGATATCTCGGGAGCGTGCTCGTCGACCTGCTCGTGCGCAGGTCACGACCGGTGCGGGCCCTGGTGCGGAATCCGGGACGGGCCGCCGAGCTGCTTCCCGCGGGCGTCGAGGTCGTCGCCGGGGACCTGGACTCGGACGACCTCGTGAAGGCCGTCGACGACTGCACCGCGGTCCTGCATCTCGCCGGGACGGTCGGCGGGACGCCGGAGCAGGTGCGGCACGCGAACCTGGAGGGGACCCGGGCGATCCTCGCCGCGGCCCGCGAGGCGGGCGTCCCGCGATTCGTGCAGACGTCGAGCAGCGCGGCCGTGATGGATGCCACCGGTCTCGTCGCCGAGGAGCCCGTCGCGCCCGCGGCGCTCGACGACCCCTACTCCGCGAGCAAGGCGGAGGCGGACGCACTGGTCCTCGCCGCCGACGACCTGTCCGTCTCGATCGCCTGTCCCGTCAGCATCTACGGCCCGAGCCCCCGGGGGCCGTTCAGCTACAACGGGCTCTTCCTGGAGGCGGCGCGCGGCACGATCACGACGGTCGTCGACGCGCCGATGGGCTGGGTGCAGGTGACCGACGTCGCCGAGGGCCTGCTGCGCGTGCTCGACGACGGGGGCGCCGGGAAACGGTACGTGCTGTGCGGCGAGGTCGCGCCGTTCGGACGGGTGGTGAACACGGCCGCCGAACTGCTGGGCAGCCCGCACCGGGTGCGGACGCTGCCGCCCGGTTCGGCCCTGGGACCGGACGCGCCGACCTTCGCGAGACGCTCGGAGGTCTACGGCGGCTTCCCGCCGGTGCACATGGACGACGCCGGTGCCCGCGCGCTGGGATTCGCGCCCCGGGGCGTCGACGAGGGCCTGGCGCTCACCGCGGACTGGCTGAAGAGGTACCTGTGA
- a CDS encoding helix-turn-helix domain-containing protein, whose amino-acid sequence MTEDSKSDGTTERVGQAVEQVGQAVGQAVDDIGSYIRAQRETAQVSLRQLARTAGVSNPYLSQIERGLRKPSAEILQQIAKGLRISAEALYVKAGILEERPLSVVTDAVLSDVTLTERQKQVLLDIYQSFRRENDLPADPGEPAVPTPEQGK is encoded by the coding sequence ATGACTGAAGACTCGAAGAGTGACGGCACCACCGAACGCGTCGGCCAGGCGGTCGAGCAGGTCGGTCAGGCCGTCGGCCAGGCGGTCGACGACATCGGCTCCTACATCCGGGCCCAGCGGGAGACCGCCCAGGTCAGCCTGCGTCAGCTCGCCCGGACCGCCGGCGTGAGCAATCCCTACCTCAGCCAGATCGAGCGGGGGCTGCGCAAGCCGTCGGCCGAGATCCTGCAGCAGATCGCCAAGGGGCTCCGGATCTCCGCCGAGGCGCTCTACGTCAAGGCCGGGATCCTCGAGGAGAGGCCGCTGAGCGTGGTCACGGACGCGGTCCTGTCCGACGTCACGCTGACCGAGCGGCAGAAGCAGGTCCTGCTCGACATCTACCAGTCCTTCCGCCGCGAGAACGACCTACCGGCCGACCCCGGCGAACCAGCAGTTCCGACACCAGAACAGGGGAAGTGA
- a CDS encoding ABC transporter permease gives MNPVSQAVRDGSIVTWRNLVGMKRVPDALIGLTVQPIMFVLLFALVFAGSLGGDTYREFLIAGIFAQTVAFNVFFTTIGMANDLGKGVIDRFRSLPMSRVAVVLGRTTADLGVGVITLIVMALTGLVVGWRIRGSWLDALAGFGLLLLFSFAMSWIGVFVGLVARNVEVAQSVGLLWLFPFTFLSSAFVSVQGFPGWLQPVGEWNPVSAVARASRVLFGNPTQLPGFPESTAWPAQNAVLYAVLSSLVIVAVFLPLAVARYRHVASR, from the coding sequence GTGAACCCCGTGTCGCAGGCCGTCCGGGACGGCAGCATCGTCACCTGGCGGAACCTGGTCGGGATGAAGCGCGTCCCGGACGCGCTGATCGGCCTGACCGTGCAGCCGATCATGTTCGTACTGCTCTTCGCGCTGGTGTTCGCCGGCAGCCTCGGCGGGGACACCTACCGGGAGTTCCTGATCGCCGGGATCTTCGCCCAGACCGTCGCGTTCAACGTCTTCTTCACGACGATCGGGATGGCGAACGACCTGGGCAAGGGCGTGATCGACCGGTTCCGGTCGCTGCCCATGTCCCGGGTGGCGGTGGTGCTCGGGCGGACCACGGCGGACCTGGGCGTCGGGGTGATCACGCTGATCGTCATGGCGCTCACCGGGCTGGTCGTCGGCTGGCGGATCCGGGGGAGCTGGCTGGACGCGCTGGCCGGCTTCGGGCTGCTCCTGCTGTTCTCCTTCGCGATGTCCTGGATCGGTGTGTTCGTGGGGCTGGTCGCTCGGAACGTGGAGGTCGCGCAGAGCGTCGGGCTGCTCTGGCTCTTCCCGTTCACGTTCCTGTCCAGCGCGTTCGTCTCGGTCCAGGGGTTCCCGGGCTGGCTGCAGCCGGTGGGCGAGTGGAACCCGGTGAGCGCGGTGGCGCGGGCGTCACGGGTGCTGTTCGGCAACCCGACCCAGCTGCCGGGCTTCCCGGAGTCCACGGCCTGGCCGGCGCAGAACGCCGTCCTCTATGCCGTGCTGTCGTCGCTCGTGATCGTCGCGGTCTTCCTGCCGCTCGCGGTCGCTCGCTACCGCCACGTGGCGAGCAGGTAA
- a CDS encoding acyl-CoA desaturase, protein MPAVTQERPPPPAAAPVTAGQRTMLEQVLVIAFMAIPPLALVAAVPLTWGWGLGWVDVGLFVGFYVVSGLGVTVGLHRYFTHGSFKASRPLRIALAVAGSMSLQGSVVSWVADHRRHHAFSDKEGDPHSPWLFGTGPLALVRGFWHAHMGWLLERDKTNAERFAPDLLADRDIVRVDDSFMWIAIASIVTPGVIGGLATWSWQGALTAFLWAGLVRVALLHHVTWCINSVCHIWGDRPFAARDRSANVWWLAVLSFGESWHNLHHADPTCARHGVKRGQVDISARVIWFFERFGWAHSVRWPTTKRLERLAAR, encoded by the coding sequence ATGCCCGCGGTCACCCAAGAACGTCCACCCCCTCCCGCCGCCGCCCCGGTCACCGCCGGACAGCGCACGATGCTCGAGCAGGTCCTCGTCATCGCGTTCATGGCGATCCCGCCGCTCGCGCTCGTCGCCGCGGTTCCGCTCACCTGGGGCTGGGGACTCGGCTGGGTGGACGTCGGCCTGTTCGTGGGCTTCTACGTGGTCAGCGGCCTGGGGGTGACCGTCGGGCTGCACCGCTACTTCACCCACGGCTCCTTCAAGGCCTCGCGTCCGCTGCGGATCGCGCTCGCCGTGGCCGGCAGCATGTCGCTGCAGGGCAGCGTCGTCTCCTGGGTCGCCGACCACCGCCGCCACCACGCCTTCTCGGACAAGGAGGGCGACCCGCACTCGCCGTGGCTCTTCGGCACCGGCCCGCTGGCACTCGTCCGCGGCTTCTGGCACGCGCACATGGGCTGGCTGCTCGAGCGGGACAAGACGAACGCCGAGCGCTTCGCACCGGACCTGCTCGCCGACCGGGACATCGTCCGGGTGGACGACAGCTTCATGTGGATCGCGATCGCCAGCATCGTGACGCCGGGGGTGATCGGCGGCCTGGCCACGTGGTCCTGGCAGGGCGCGCTCACCGCGTTCCTCTGGGCCGGCCTCGTGCGCGTGGCGCTGCTGCACCACGTCACCTGGTGCATCAACTCGGTCTGCCACATCTGGGGAGACCGGCCCTTCGCCGCGCGGGACCGCTCCGCCAACGTCTGGTGGCTGGCCGTCCTGTCCTTCGGCGAGTCCTGGCACAACCTGCACCACGCGGACCCGACGTGCGCGCGGCACGGCGTGAAGCGCGGCCAGGTCGACATCTCGGCCCGGGTCATCTGGTTCTTC
- a CDS encoding DUF2516 family protein, which produces MNLLANLDSLVLAVIGIVVAVVSGYAFVHVVRQRADAFQAAGKLTKNAWLGITGASGLFLLLIPVFRVVYSPSFAGILAAFQGLRSEFTLFWLAGLVATLVYVVDVKPAVVGVQRGDQRW; this is translated from the coding sequence GTGAACCTGCTAGCGAACCTCGATTCCCTGGTGCTGGCCGTCATCGGCATCGTGGTCGCAGTGGTGTCGGGGTACGCGTTCGTCCACGTCGTGCGGCAGCGCGCGGACGCGTTCCAGGCAGCCGGGAAGCTGACGAAGAACGCCTGGCTCGGCATCACCGGGGCGTCCGGATTGTTCCTGCTGCTCATCCCGGTCTTCCGGGTCGTCTACAGCCCCAGCTTCGCGGGCATCCTCGCGGCCTTCCAGGGGCTGCGCAGCGAGTTCACGCTGTTCTGGCTGGCCGGCCTCGTGGCCACGCTCGTGTACGTCGTCGACGTGAAGCCCGCCGTCGTCGGGGTGCAGCGAGGTGACCAGCGCTGGTGA